The sequence GCGATCAGCCAGCGGAGGGTGTCCTCGATCCAGCTCGTGTCGCGCTCGTCAAGGTGCTCGTACAGCCGGGTGCGCATCTGGTCGTCGCCGGCCATGGCCTGGAGGATCTGCCGGTCGAACACCGGCCAGTGGAGGCGCTCGCCAAGCAGGGCCGCGACCTGCGAGCCGCCGGAGCCCAGCGTGCGCGAAATCGCGACGAAGTGCTGGACGGCGTGGGCGCCGGCGTCGGGGGCGGGAATACGCTGCCCATGGGCCAGCTCCCAGTTGCGCATCTGCCGCTCGACGATCTTGGCGATGTCCGTTTTGCCGCTCGAAGGTTTGGCCGGCATAGGTCACCTCACTGGTCATTCTACCGCCGTAGGCAGGCAGCGACTGCGCGACGTACGGCCGATGCTGCGCGCGCTGCCGGTGCTCAACGAGGAGCCGCGGAGCGCTGCGCGCTGCGTACTTCCGAAATGTAGCGCTGCGCCTCGGGTACATCAAACATGATGCGCAGCAGCGTGTCCATGCTGCGTGACTGGTAAATGCGCCCGGTTTCCCAGCGTGACAGCGAATTGCCGCCGAGGCCGAGAAGCTGTTGTAGTTCCTGCTGGCTGAGGCCGAGCTGCTCGCGGCCGGCGCGGATTTCAGCCGGAGTGAGCAGACCCAACTGCCGGTAGGTCTCCTCGGTGATGCGCCAACTCGCAGCGTCGTCGACCAGGATCGTGTCGTCCGGGTGCTCCGGGTGGCAGTCCGGGTTGGTGCAGACGGTCAGCTCGAGGTCCGGAATGCGGATGGTCACGGGCGGCCGGCCGTCGTGGCTGATTGCGTACTCGTAGGGGCGCTTCTCGCGGCGCAACGTGCGCTGGCCGCAGACGTGACAGCGTCGTTGCTCAGTCGGCTTGCTCATGGTCGTTTCCACGATTGATCGTCGCGCTTCACGCTGATTACGATCACGTCCTGTTCAGCAGACTCCTCGTCGCAGAAGATCTTCACGAAAAGTAGCACTCCGCAAGCCGTAACGCGAAAGTGGTAGTAGCACGCTGCGTCCATTTGCATGTCGGCGTCACCCGCAGATCGCTCGACGTTCGGCTGATAGCCAGCGTCGAGTGCGGCCACCACCGCCGACTTGAGTGCGAGGCGTTGCTCGTACTCCGAGAATTCGGGCGCCAGGAGATTGCACAGGCCTTCGTCGCGTCGGTGCCCGCCGGTGATCGCAGTGCGCGAGAATTCCGGAACATTCGACGCCGTATCGGCGAACGCCGCCCGTAGCGCCTTCAACCGTTGTTGGGCGCTTTCCCTCGTCACGGGCGGGAAGGTACCCGGCGATCAGCGCGGCGGCAAACCTGAGTGTAGTATAGCACGTATTTTGGCATATGTCAAATGGGCCCCAAGTGACCGATAATCGCGGCTTGCGAGGGATGCGGAGGACCTGTGCCAGTCTGCGGTTCGCCCGGGCGGATACGCCTGGCCGTTCGGCTTGCTCTTCACGGACAGGATATAGAAGCTGCCGTAGGTCGCCGAGCGATCGCTGGCGAACAGGCGCGCGGCGAGGTCGTCGTGACGCTCGACGTGCGGGCGGATCGACGCCGGCGGGTCGAGCTGATAGCTGCCGCTGCGGTAGATCAGTGTCGCGCCGATCTTGGCGGCACGGAGCACGCTCTTCAGCGTCGCGTCGAACACGTCCGGCGTCATCCAATCGAAGATGTCGAGTAGGTTGAACTTGGTGACGGAGTCCGGCGGCAGCGTGTCGAGATACGGGCCGAGCCAGCCGTTGACGACGGTCACGCGGTCGAGGTTGTTGCGCAGCGTGGCGAAATTCTCTTCGAGCAGGTAGGGCGGGACACGCTTGCCGCGGAAGCGGCCGGTGACCGCCTGGCTGAGGAAATAGTTGTCGTAGATTGGGACCTTTGTGAGCGCGTACTCGACCCGCTCCTTTACGTATTCGTACATATCGTGCCGGCCGTTGACCAGGCGGTACTGCTCCGGATGCACGCCGGAGAGATACAACAGCGGGCGGAACATGACGAAGCGGCGCGACCAGGGGCCCCAGAGCTTCGGGGCGGCGTACTTCTCGTACCACGCGACCTGCTCTTCCAGGGACTGTAGCTCGAAGAAGTGCTCGATGTGCGCGCGCTTGATGCCGAGCATGGTCAGGAAGCGGCGGAGGATGCGGCAGAACAGGCCCATGCGGCCGAAGTTGTAGAGCCCGCGGGCGGCCATCCAGAGGTTCTCGTCCCAGAACTCGCGGGCGCGGGCCGAGAGGTGCGGCCGCAGGTCGTGGCGATACACGCGCGTGACGACGGCC comes from Phycisphaerae bacterium and encodes:
- a CDS encoding type II toxin-antitoxin system MqsA family antitoxin, with the protein product MSKPTEQRRCHVCGQRTLRREKRPYEYAISHDGRPPVTIRIPDLELTVCTNPDCHPEHPDDTILVDDAASWRITEETYRQLGLLTPAEIRAGREQLGLSQQELQQLLGLGGNSLSRWETGRIYQSRSMDTLLRIMFDVPEAQRYISEVRSAQRSAAPR
- a CDS encoding BtaA family protein; this encodes MPQVLDMPVAEGRALLERMVFHGIVFNMSWEDPEMDRQAFRITPDDTVVSISSAGCNPLNFLCQSPKRLISVDGNPAQNAILELKLAAIRTLDYDTFFDIFAARQPAVVTRVYRHDLRPHLSARAREFWDENLWMAARGLYNFGRMGLFCRILRRFLTMLGIKRAHIEHFFELQSLEEQVAWYEKYAAPKLWGPWSRRFVMFRPLLYLSGVHPEQYRLVNGRHDMYEYVKERVEYALTKVPIYDNYFLSQAVTGRFRGKRVPPYLLEENFATLRNNLDRVTVVNGWLGPYLDTLPPDSVTKFNLLDIFDWMTPDVFDATLKSVLRAAKIGATLIYRSGSYQLDPPASIRPHVERHDDLAARLFASDRSATYGSFYILSVKSKPNGQAYPPGRTADWHRSSASLASRDYRSLGAHLTYAKIRAILHSGLPPR